From one Synechocystis sp. PCC 6803 substr. PCC-P genomic stretch:
- a CDS encoding LD-carboxypeptidase: MSSLPKNFLQPLPLQPGDRLTVVSPSGSLRELADLQKGVDIWRSWGYEVIFSQGYHNRFGYLAGTDQQRRQDLLHAWLDPQCKGILCSRGGYGSARLLEDWQWPAISQPKWVLGFSDVTGILWSLLKSGIISLHGPVLTTLSDEPDWALERLRGHLQGLPLAPLTGNSWQKGMARGRLVAGNLTVATHFLGTEWQPDFENVILAIEDVTESPYRIDRMVTQWRASGNLSQVAGIALGRFSECEAPAGFPSWTVEEVLGDRLGDLGIPVVADLPFGHGGVNAILPVGSKAELDGDAGTLSFL, encoded by the coding sequence ATGTCTTCCCTGCCCAAAAATTTTCTTCAACCTCTCCCTCTCCAACCAGGCGATCGCCTCACTGTGGTGTCCCCCAGCGGTAGTCTGCGGGAATTGGCGGACTTGCAAAAAGGGGTGGATATTTGGCGATCGTGGGGCTACGAGGTAATTTTCAGCCAAGGTTACCACAATCGCTTCGGCTACCTAGCGGGAACAGATCAACAACGTAGGCAAGATTTACTCCACGCTTGGTTAGACCCCCAGTGTAAAGGAATTTTATGTAGTCGGGGGGGCTACGGCTCCGCCCGGTTGCTGGAAGATTGGCAATGGCCGGCAATTAGCCAACCAAAATGGGTGTTGGGTTTTTCCGATGTCACAGGGATTTTATGGAGTTTGCTCAAATCAGGTATTATCAGCCTCCACGGCCCTGTGTTGACTACCCTCAGCGATGAGCCGGATTGGGCCCTGGAACGGTTGCGTGGGCATCTTCAGGGTCTTCCCCTTGCACCATTGACCGGGAACAGTTGGCAGAAAGGAATGGCCCGAGGGCGTTTAGTGGCAGGTAATTTAACCGTTGCTACCCATTTTTTAGGAACAGAATGGCAACCAGATTTTGAAAACGTAATTTTGGCGATCGAAGATGTGACCGAATCCCCCTATCGCATTGACCGCATGGTGACCCAATGGCGAGCCTCCGGCAATTTATCCCAGGTAGCTGGCATTGCCCTGGGGCGGTTCAGTGAATGTGAAGCTCCCGCCGGATTCCCCAGTTGGACAGTGGAAGAAGTCCTTGGCGATCGCCTGGGGGATTTGGGCATACCAGTGGTGGCGGATTTACCGTTTGGTCATGGCGGCGTCAATGCCATTTTGCCCGTGGGTAGCAAAGCGGAATTGGATGGGGACGCTGGCACCCTCAGCTTTTTGTAA